A genomic region of Desulfobacterales bacterium contains the following coding sequences:
- a CDS encoding AAA family ATPase — protein MYKAFYSLATTPFTKEISTKDTYPSTCAAEAAARLAYLQRTRGIGLLTGEPGAGKTLAIRTFCETLNPGLYKPMYLPLSTLTVTDFYAAICYALGETPRFRKIDNFMLIQQTILSLYKNRGITPVIVMDEMQLARDAFYQDLSILFNFGMDSETPFILLLVGLPVLGSRLNAAQHRAFNQRILMRYRFDPLTESELAEYIAHQMLVAGANHTVFSEPAVQAIHALTRGWPRSANSLCSSALLAGYSLKKNVIDEEVIRMAAEDAGI, from the coding sequence ATGTATAAGGCCTTCTATTCACTGGCAACAACCCCCTTTACCAAAGAAATCTCGACCAAAGATACGTACCCCTCAACCTGTGCTGCCGAGGCCGCTGCCAGACTGGCTTATCTGCAGCGGACCCGGGGAATTGGTCTTCTGACCGGCGAACCCGGTGCGGGTAAGACGCTAGCGATCCGTACCTTCTGCGAGACATTGAATCCGGGCTTGTACAAGCCGATGTATCTGCCGCTGTCAACACTGACTGTGACCGATTTTTATGCAGCCATCTGTTATGCGCTGGGCGAAACGCCGAGATTTCGCAAGATTGATAATTTTATGCTGATTCAGCAAACGATCCTTTCCTTGTACAAAAACCGCGGGATTACCCCAGTGATTGTCATGGATGAAATGCAATTGGCGCGCGATGCGTTCTACCAGGATCTGAGCATCTTATTTAATTTCGGCATGGACTCGGAAACACCATTTATCCTGTTGCTGGTTGGTCTGCCGGTGCTCGGTTCCCGCTTGAATGCTGCCCAACACCGGGCTTTCAACCAACGCATCCTCATGCGCTACCGCTTTGACCCGTTGACCGAATCGGAATTGGCGGAGTACATTGCGCACCAGATGCTCGTTGCCGGGGCCAACCACACGGTCTTTTCAGAACCCGCGGTCCAGGCAATCCATGCCTTGACCCGCGGCTGGCCCAGGTCGGCCAATTCGCTGTGCAGCAGCGCGTTATTGGCTGGTTACAGTCTCAAAAAGAATGTAATTGATGAGGAAGTTATTCGCATGGCTGCTGAAGATGCCGGAATTTGA
- a CDS encoding DDE-type integrase/transposase/recombinase yields MTEKEKEQVALFRYGLISPVLNGQASHIRNYFATQCDRIHEVPVYGYKQFSEKTLWRWLHDYRVSGFEGLKPGVRDDLGKSRKVSAEKEARLVAMREMRRELPLTVFYDELVKEGEIVAGEASFATIYRLLRKYDLVRQGVRKQGDRKRFVHENVNELWQGDAMEGPFVPFEGRKVKTILLAFIDDCSRLVPYAMFAPDGRLSCMLEVLQQALIRRGIPRLLYLDNGKIYRSQTLQIACASLGITVIHTQAYDPQSKGKIERFFKTVQTRFTPLLREKPASSLDELNSRFWTWLEEDYHRRPHSGLENKMTPLDRFLSQVSLLRLVHDPENLSKVFLNRIQRKVRHDATVSVRNILFEVPPRYIGQTVEIRYNDHDFLIYENGHEQDRITAVNYHDNAHMKRQSRISFTELAGER; encoded by the coding sequence ATGACAGAAAAAGAGAAAGAACAGGTCGCACTGTTCCGGTATGGGCTTATTTCGCCTGTGCTCAATGGCCAGGCAAGCCATATCCGCAACTATTTTGCCACCCAGTGCGATCGGATTCACGAAGTTCCGGTCTATGGATACAAGCAATTTTCGGAAAAGACTTTGTGGCGCTGGCTGCATGATTATCGGGTTTCCGGCTTTGAAGGTTTGAAGCCGGGCGTCCGTGACGATCTGGGCAAAAGCCGTAAGGTCAGCGCAGAAAAGGAAGCTCGGCTGGTGGCGATGCGTGAGATGCGGCGGGAGCTGCCGCTGACCGTCTTTTATGACGAACTGGTCAAGGAAGGCGAAATTGTGGCTGGAGAAGCATCGTTCGCAACGATTTACCGGCTGCTGCGCAAATACGATCTGGTGCGTCAGGGTGTACGCAAGCAAGGGGACCGCAAGCGGTTTGTCCACGAGAATGTCAACGAACTCTGGCAGGGCGATGCCATGGAAGGTCCCTTCGTACCCTTTGAAGGCCGTAAAGTCAAAACCATCCTGCTGGCTTTCATTGACGACTGTTCCCGACTGGTTCCCTATGCCATGTTTGCCCCGGACGGGCGGTTGTCCTGCATGCTCGAAGTCCTGCAGCAGGCCCTGATCCGACGTGGGATTCCCCGGCTGCTTTATCTGGACAATGGCAAGATCTACCGGTCCCAGACCCTGCAAATCGCCTGCGCCAGCCTGGGGATCACGGTGATTCACACGCAGGCTTATGACCCCCAAAGTAAAGGTAAAATTGAACGGTTCTTTAAAACCGTCCAAACCCGATTTACTCCGCTCTTGCGGGAAAAACCGGCCAGCAGCCTGGACGAGCTCAACAGTCGTTTTTGGACCTGGCTGGAAGAAGACTACCATCGCCGACCACACAGTGGCCTGGAAAACAAAATGACACCCCTGGACCGCTTTTTGTCTCAGGTCAGCCTCTTAAGACTGGTCCATGATCCGGAAAACTTAAGCAAAGTCTTCCTGAATCGCATCCAGCGCAAAGTCCGTCACGATGCAACCGTTTCTGTCCGCAATATTCTGTTCGAGGTACCGCCGCGTTATATTGGCCAGACCGTTGAGATCCGCTACAACGACCATGATTTTCTCATCTACGAAAACGGTCATGAGCAGGACCGGATCACGGCAGTCAATTACCATGACAATGCCCATATGAAAAGGCAAAGCCGCATCTCATTTACAGAACTGGCAGGTGAACGGTGA
- a CDS encoding pentapeptide repeat-containing protein: MNEKLTNYLNGVFAPYDGIKSVAELKADLLSDLQERFRELKAEGKDDETAFEMTLDSIGDIEQTVQEVANLSRSLERQVLTNFSASNLPKSDFAGVTAHNGKFSASALRGSDFSNADLTGSSFAASDVREANFCSISKIMGSHLSRKRSAGKQSSDSKYQIRCQRYQAN, encoded by the coding sequence ATGAATGAAAAATTGACAAACTATTTAAATGGCGTTTTTGCGCCATACGATGGAATAAAAAGTGTCGCCGAACTAAAAGCTGATCTGCTCTCCGATTTACAGGAGCGGTTCCGCGAACTTAAAGCCGAAGGCAAGGACGATGAAACAGCCTTTGAGATGACATTGGATAGTATCGGTGATATTGAACAGACCGTTCAGGAAGTTGCCAATCTCTCCCGCTCACTGGAACGGCAGGTACTGACAAACTTCAGTGCAAGCAACCTGCCCAAGAGCGACTTTGCAGGCGTTACCGCTCATAATGGAAAATTTTCAGCAAGCGCACTTCGTGGCTCTGATTTTAGCAACGCAGATTTGACCGGCAGCTCATTTGCGGCCAGTGATGTGCGCGAAGCCAATTTCTGTAGCATTTCAAAAATCATGGGATCCCATTTATCACGAAAAAGGTCAGCGGGGAAACAGTCCTCAGATTCAAAATATCAAATTCGATGTCAAAGATATCAAGCAAATTGA